A single window of Apus apus isolate bApuApu2 chromosome 18, bApuApu2.pri.cur, whole genome shotgun sequence DNA harbors:
- the RAD51C gene encoding DNA repair protein RAD51 homolog 3, translating into MQREVQREVGGLPLPPALRARLVAAGFQTAQELLETGPCGLSKEVGISKEEALEALQVVRQECLGDAAKGAGGSGTTRKCTALELLEEEQAQGFIITFCSALDNVLGGGVQLTKITEICGAPGVGKTQLCMQLAVDVQIPECFGGVAGEAVFIDTEGSFMVDRVVDIATACVQHCQLIAEAHQEEDHLKALETFSLENILSHIYYFRCRDYVELLAQVYLLPDFLSEHSKVRLVVVDGIAFPFRHDFEDLSLRTRLLNGLAQQLIIVANDHKAAVVLTNQMTTRIGQTQSTLVPALGESWGHAATVRLIFHWDNTQRLATLYKSPSQKESTIPYCITPHGFRDVQPPALPPKAEDTSRNPRKRPRREEDK; encoded by the exons ATGCAGCGGGAGGTGCAGCGGGAGGTGGgcgggctgcccctgccccccgcGCTGCGGGCCCGCCTGGTCGCCGCCGGCTTCCAGACAGCGCAGGAGTTGCTGGAGACCGGCCCCTGCGGGCTAAGCAAAG AGGTTGGAATCTCCAAAGAAGAGGCACTGGAAGCATTACAAGTTGTGAGGCAGGAATGTCTTGGGGATGCAGCAAAAGGTGCTGGGGGGTCAGGCACTACCAGGAAGTGCACAGCACTGGAACTGCTGGAAGAAGAGCAAGCCCAGGGCTTCATCATCACCTTCTGCTCAGCACTAGACAATGTTCTGGGAGGTGGTGTGCAGCTAACAAAAATCACTGAGATCTGTGGAGCACCTGGAGTTGGGAAAACACAGCTATG CATGCAGTTGGCAGTAGATGTACAGATCCCGGAATGCTTTGGGGGTGTAGCTGGAGAAGCTGTGTTCATTGATACTGAAGGAAGTTTTATGGTGGACAGAGTAGTGGATATTGCCACTGCCTGtgtgcagcactgccagctcatTGCTGAGGCTCATCAAGAAGAAG ATCATCTAAAAGCTTTGGAGACTTTCTCTCTTGAGAATATCCTTTCTCACATATATTACTTCCGTTGCCGTGACTATGTAGAGCTTCTTGCTCAGGTCTATCTCCTCCCAGACTTTCTTTCAGAGCATTCAAAG GTCCGACTGGTGGTAGTGGATGGAATTGCGTTTCCCTTTCGCCATGACTTTGAGGACCTCTCGCTCCGGACCAGGCTGCTGAACGGTCTGGCACAACAGCTGATCATCGTTGCCAATGATCACAAAGCAGCG GTAGTTCTGACAAACCAAATGACAACAAGGATTGGACAAACCCAGTCCACATTGGTACCTGCTTTAG GGGAAAGCTGGGGACATGCTGCTACTGTCCGTTTAATCTTTCACTGGGACAACACCCAGAG GTTGGCAACGTTGTACAAATCACCGAGTCAGAAGGAGTCAACCATCCCATATTGCATAACA CCTCATGGCTTCCGAGATGTGCAGCCTCCAGCTCTCCCTCCAAAGGCAGAAGACACCAGCAGGAACCCTCGCAAGCGGCCGCGGAGAGAAGAGGACAAGTAA